A genomic segment from Spinacia oleracea cultivar Varoflay chromosome 3, BTI_SOV_V1, whole genome shotgun sequence encodes:
- the LOC110804520 gene encoding uncharacterized protein: MCSKTASLMRWHDGKKKKDDTMRHPVDGAAWESFDKEFPEFASDPRNVRLGLASDGFQPFANSKTPYSIWPVVLMPYNLPPYLCMQQSNILLSMLIPGPKGPGDAIDIYLQPLIEELKDLWDTCVETFDAATQHHFNLRAALMWTINDFPAYAMLSGWSTKGYLACPRCLKDTRSMRLSHGGKECYMKHRCYFPKNHRWRKDKDSFDGKVEHGLPPEPCSIDEILRQLEDLENIVLSKDPHVKTKINHELRGDNWNKKSIFFELPYWRKHLLRHNLDVMHIEKNICDSVLGTIMNIKGKTKDTIKSRHDLEAMGIRPTLHPVKGGDKYKMPPAPFTFSPAEKKRFCLKSHDCHVILEHLLPLAIRGLLTPLVREALIELSRYFTLLCAKVLKVSELKQLETQIPITLCKLEKVFPPSFFDVMMHLPIHLANEAMIGGPVQFRWMYPIEQYMYKLKSYVRNRAHPEASIAEGYLADECMTLCSSHPGRGLGALTVISVPKREMHQAHDYILMNCDEVQPFLQEYSETHPIDDSGIIEEEWSENFRKWFKDEVVLLYENNKSKEMENLLSLSRGPTEYVTSFSRYVVNGYRFHTQNRDKNLRTQNSGVVVLGNTGDGDENMDYYGVVTEIVEIQYLGGNRIVLFRCNWWDVFDKVRGIKEDEYGTISINCNRQLKTDEPFILASQARQAFYATDNINKVWVIASNTQPRNLLDDDSDVDEQSEAYQQTEFDRPTYVASSSTSESSEIRRSRAGIDPIIVEDISIKSGEQQARVKRRREE, translated from the exons ATGTGTTCAAAGACTGCTTCTTTGATGAGGTGGCATGATGGTAAAAAGAAGAAAGATGATACGATGCGACATCCTGTTGATGGAGCCGCGTGGGAGTCATTTGACAAGGAGTTTCCCGAGTTTGCATCAGATCCTAGAAATGTTAGGTTGGGGCTTGCTAGTGATGGTTTTCAACCCTTTGCAAACTCGAAAACACCTTATAGTATTTGGCCTGTAGTACTTATGCCATATAACTTACCTCCATATCTTTGTATGCAGCAGTCTAATATACTTCTTTCGATGCTTATTCCTGGTCCTAAAGGACCCGGTGATGCAATTGACATATATTTGCAACCATTGATCGAGGAATTAAAAGATCTATGGGACACTTGTGTCGAGACCTTCGATGCAGCAACTCAACATCATTTTAATTTACGTGCAGCACTGATGTGGACCATTAATGATTTTCCAGCATATGCCATGTTGTCAGGATGGAGTACTAAGGGGTATTTGGCATGCCCTCGTTGCCTTAAGGATACACGATCAATGAGACTATCTCATGGGGGCAAAGAATGCTACATGAAGCATAGATGTTATTTTCCAAAGAACCATAGATGGCGGAAGGATAAGGATTCATTTGACGGAAAAGTTGAGCATGGTCTACCTCCTGAACCTTGTTCAATTGATGAAATTCTTCGTCAACTCGAGGATCTTGAGAACATTGTTTTGTCCAAGGATCCACATGTGAAGACAAAAATAAATCATGAGCTTAGGGGTGATAATTGGAATAAGAAAAGTATTTTCTTTGAGCTTCCCTACTGGAGGAAACATTTGTTACGGCACAATTTAGACGtgatgcatattgagaaaaatatATGTGATAGTGTTCTTGGGACAATTATGAACATCAAAGGGAAGACTAAAGACACTATAAAATCACGTCATGACTTGGAAGCTATGGGGATAAGGCCCACATTGCACCCAGTCAAAGGAGGGGACAAATATAAGATGCCTCCAGCACCGTTTACTTTTTCTCCTGCCGAGAAGAAAAGATTTT GTTTAAAGAGCCATGATTGCCATGTAATACTCGAACATCTTCTTCCTTTGGCAATACGTGGTCTACTCACTCCACTTGTACGCGAAGCACTGATTGAGCTATCAAGGTACTTTACCTTATTATGTGCTAAAGTACTTAAAGTGAGTGAATTGAAACAACTAGAGACCCAAATTCCTATCACTCTCTGCAAATTAGAGAAGGTTTTTCCTCCCTCGTTCTTTGATGTGATGATGCATTTGCCTATCCATTTAGCCAATGAAGCTATGATCGGAGGTCCTGTTCAGTTCAGATGGATGTATCCTATTGAACAATATATGTATAAGCTTAAATCTTATGTACGAAATAGGGCTCACCCAGAAGCTTCAATTGCGGAGGGCTATTTAGCAGATGAGTGTATGACCCTTTGCTCAAG CCATCCTGGTAGAGGTTTAGGAGCTCTAACTGTTATAAGTGTTCCCAAGCGTGAAATGCATCAAGCTCACGATTACATTTTGATGAACTGTGACGAGGTTCAACCTTTCCTACA AGAGTATTCTGAAACTCATCCAATAGATGATTCTGGGATCATCGAAGAGGAATGGAGCGAGAATTTTAGAAAATGGTTTAAGGATGAA GTTGTGCTCTTATATGAGAATAATAAGAGCAAGGAAATGGAAAATCTTCTCTCCCTTTCACGTGGACCAACTGAATATGTAACATCTTTTAGTCGTTATGTGGTAAATGGATACAGATTTCATACACAAAACCGTGATAAGAATTTGAGAACACAAAATAGTGGCGTGGTTGTGTTAGGAAATACGGGTGATGGAGATGAGAACATGGATTATTATGGAGTTGTAACAGAAATTGTAGAGATACAATATCTCGGAGGAAACCGAATTGTGCTATTTCGGTGTAACTGGTGGGATGTATTTGATAAGGTAAGAGGAATCAAAGAAGATGAATATGGAACCATTAGTATTAATTGTAATAGGCAATTAAAAACTGATGAACCATTTATCTTAGCTAGTCAAGCAAGACAAGCTTTTTATGCCACCGACAACATTAACAAAGTTTGGGTTATTGCATCAAATACTCAACCGCGCAACTTGTTAGATGATGACAGTGATGTTGATGAGCAAAGTGAAGCATACCAACAGACTGAATTTGATAGACCAACATATGTTGCATCCTCCTCTACAAGTGAAAGCAGTGAAATACGTAGAAGTCGGGCTGGAATAGATCCCATTATTGTAGAAGATATTTCAATCAAAAGTGGAGAACAACAAGCTCGTGTGAAGAGGAGAAGAGAGGAATGA